From a region of the Podarcis muralis chromosome 16, rPodMur119.hap1.1, whole genome shotgun sequence genome:
- the LSM8 gene encoding LSM8 homolog, U6 small nuclear RNA associated, whose amino-acid sequence MTSALENYINRTVAVITSDGRMIVGTLKGFDQTINLILDESHERVFSSSQGVEQVVLGLYIVRGDNVAVIGEIDEETDSALDLGNIRAEPLNSVVH is encoded by the exons ATGACCTCCGCGTTGGAGAACTACATTAACC GTACTGTTGCTGTAATTACTTCAGACGGCCGAATGATCGTG GGAACGCTCAAGGGTTTTGATCAGACCATCAACTTGATTTTGGATGAAAGCCATGAAAGAGTGTTCAGTTCTTCACAAGGAGTGGAACAAGTAGTATTGGGATTGTACATTGTAAGAGGTGATAATGT GGCTGTAATTGGAGAAATTGATGAAGAAACGGATTCAGCCCTTGACTTGGGGAATATCCGAGCAGAACCTCTGAACTCAGTTGTACACTGA